From the genome of Clavibacter nebraskensis NCPPB 2581:
CCCCGATTGGGCGACTTCCTCGCCCTCGCCGAGCGCCTCGACCCGGAGGCGAAGTTCCGCAACGCGTGGTTCGAGCGCTCGCTCCGCGGCTGATCCGCATCCGCCCCTGACCGGGACCGCACCCGGGGATCCGCAACGCGCCGAGCACGCGCTGGCGCGTCGCGGATCCCGAGTCGGCGTGGAGAACGGCGCGTAGGGTGAGGAGCATGGCGCCCGAGACCTCCTCCTACGTACCTGCCCCCGGGCGGATCACGATGTTCTCCACCACCTGGTGCGGCTACTGCCGCCGGCTGAAGTCCCAGCTCGACAAGGCCGGCATCGGCTACGACGAGGTCGACATCGAGCAGGTGCCCGGCACCGCGGAGCTCGTGGAGGCCATCAACGGCGGCAACCAGACCGTCCCGACCGTGCTGTTCCCCGACGGCTCGTCCGCCACCAACCCGTCGCTCGCCGACGTGACCGCGAAGGTGGCCTGACCCATGCAGCACCACGACCTCAGCGTCATCCCCGACTTCCTCGCCGCGTGGATGCGCGAGCAGCGCTGGTTCGCCTCCAAGGGCACCGAGCCGCGCCTCGAGCGCATCGGCGGCTGGAGCTTCAGCGACGAGGGCTGGTTCGCCCGCATCGAGACGCACCTGATCATCGACCACGGCAGCGCCAAGCCCGTCCTGTATCAGGTGCCGCTCACCTACCGGGAGGCGCCCCTGGAGGAGCTGAAGCCCTTCCACATCGGCACCACCGTCGAGGACGACGGCGTCGAGCTGCACGTCTACGACGGCCCCCACGACCCCGCGTACGCGTGGGCGCTCATCCGCACGATCCTCGACGACCGCGACGCCGACGTCGACGAGACGTCGCTCGGGGCGAGCGCGCGCGGGCAGCGCCAGCCGGGCGTGGAGATCGCGACCGTCGTCGGATCCCACGTGCTCTCGGGCGAGCAGTCGAACACGTCGATCATCTACGACATGGTCTCGGCCGACGGCCAGGCCGTGAACCCGATGATCGTCAAGGTCTTCCGCGCGCTCCACCACGGCGAGAACCCGGACGTCGTGCTCCAGTCGGCCATCGCGGGCGCCGGATCCCGGCTCGTGCCGCAGACCATGGGCAGCGTGCTCGCCGAGTGGAGCGACTCCGGCCGCGAGGAGGGTCGAGCCATAGGGCACGTCGCCTTCGCGCAGGAGTTCCTGCCCGGCGTGACCGACGCCTGGCGCGTCGCGCTCCGCGCCGCCGAGGCCGACGCCGACTTCCAGGCCGAGGCCCGGGCGCTCGGCGAGGCGACCGCCGACGTCCACGCGACGCTCGCCGCCGCGCTCCCCACCGTCGAGGCCACTCCCGACGTCATCGAGGGGATCATGGTCAGCTTCCGCCGCCGCCACGCGACGGCCGAGCGCGAGGTCCCCGAGATCGCCGCCTTCCACGACGCCATCGCAAGCGTGTACGACGCCGCCGAGAAGGGCGAGTGGCCGAAGCTGCAGCGCATCCACGGCGACTACCACCTCGGCCAGGTGCTCTCGGTGCCGAACCGCGGCTGGGTGCTCCTCGACTTCGAGGGCGAGCCGCTGCGGCCGATGCACGAGCGCTCGCTGCCCGACGTCACGCTCCGCGACGTCGCCGGCATGCTCCGCTCGTTCGACTACGTGGCCGGCTCCTACGCGCTCGCGCACCCCGGCAAGACGGCCGCCACGTGGGCGTCCGCCGCCCGCCGCGCGTTCGTCGACGGCTACATCGCCCGCTCGGGCACCGACCTCCGCGCGAACCGCGCGCTGCTCGACGCGTTCGAGATCGACAAGGCGGTGTACGAGGCGATCTACGAGGTGCGCAACCGGCCCGGCTGGCTGTCGATCCCGCTGCAGGCGGTCGCGCGCCTCGCCACCCGCTCGAGCACGCTCGGCGCGGCGACCACGCCGGGCGCGACCGGGCCGCGCGAGGCCGGGCCGATCACCTCCTGATCGCGCGCTCGCACCCGCTGCCGGGAACAGCTCGACCGACCTGTGCTCTTCTGGCGCGCGAACACTGAATCGCCTCTATCTTCCCCGAGTGGCGACCACGCCGCAGGGAGCGGCATCCCGTGGTCGCCGAGAAGAGGCAGTCATGAGGATGAAGAGCACCATCTTGAGCATCAGTGCCGTCGGTCTGTTGACCCTGGGCTTGTCGACCCCCGCACGAGCTGAGGTCCTCGACCAATGGGGAGAGCAGCCGACCACCTATTGCTCGTCCTCGGTGGGGTGCTATATGGATCACGGGCGCGCCGTGCACACCACCTACGGCCCCCGACTGACGTTGCACGAGCAAGCCCTCCAGCGTCGCTGCTACCTGCGGCTCGCGGGAACCGGATTCGCCGGTGCAGGCGGCGTGATGACGGGGAACTGGCTCGCTGTCCTCGGGGCGGCGTTCAACGGAGGAGAAGCACTCGAGGGGGTGTGCAGTGATTTCTGGAATGCGACGTCGAGATTCAGGCACTGAGGGGAAGGGGCAGATGTTCGGACAGATCCTCCTCGCCCTCGTGGGCATCGGATTGATATTCTTGTCGATCCCGTACGGGGCGACTGACGCGGCGGGCAGCTGGTGGGGTGTCCTCGGTGGCGCGCTCATCGTCGTGGGTGCCGTGGTCGCCGCAGTCCGACGGCGACGCCCACGACCGGAGGACTGACACGCGGAGGAGCCTCGGACGGCAGCAGGGCACCGGACAGGGGCCATGCGCACCTTCGGACCGGATCGAAGGTGCGCATGCCCCCGTCGGTAGGCTGGCGGGATGACCGACCCCGCCGTCCCGGCCGTCTCCTCCCCCGCATCCGACTCCGCTTCCACCCCTCCCGTCGCGGAGCAGCGCCCGATCGAGCGCACGTTCCACGGCGACACGTTCGTGGACCGCTACGAGTGGCTGCGCGACAAGGACGACGCCCGTGTCATCGCGCACCTCGAGGCCGAGAACGCGTACACGGAAGGCGCGACCGCGCATCTGGAGCCGCTGCGCGAGCGGATCTTCACGGAGATCAAGGACCGCACGCAGGAGACCGACCTCTCCGTCCCCGTCCGCGAGGGCGACTGGTGGTACTACGCCCGCACGGTCGAGGGGTCGCAGTACGCGATCCGCTGCCGCCGTCCCGTCGCCGGCCCCGACGACTGGACCCCGCCCGCCATCGAGCCCGCGGCCGACGGCACCGCGATCCCCGGCGAGCAGGTGCTCCTCGACTCCAACGCCGAGGCGGAGGGCCACGAGTTCTTCTCGCTCGGCGCGTTCGAGGTCAGCCCCGACGGATCGCTCCTCGCCTACTCCACCGACACCGAGGGCGACGAGCGCTTCACGCTCAAGATCCGCGACCTCGCCACGGGCGAGGACCTCGCCGACGAGATCCCCGGCACGAGCCACGGCGCCACCTTCTCGGCGCACGGCGACCACCTCTTCTACGTCACGGTCGACGACGCCTGGCGCCCCGACACCGTGTGGCGCCACCGCGTCGGCACTCCCGCGTCGCAGGACGTGAAAGTCTTCACCGAGCCCGACGAGAGCTACTTCGTCGGCTTCGGCATGACCCGCAGCCGCCAGTACCTCGTCATCGAGGTGGGCTCGAAGATCACGACCGAGGTGCTGCTGCTCGACGCCGGCGACCCCACGGGTTCGTTCCGCTCGGTGTGGCCGCGCCGCCACGGCGTCGAGTACGACGTCGACCACGCGGTCATCGACGGGAGCGACCGGCTCCTCATCCTGCACAACGACGGCGCCACGAACTTCGAGCTCATCGACGTGCCGGCCGACGACCCGACCTCCACCACCGACCGCCAGGTCGTCATCCCCCACGACGACGAGGTGCGCCTCGAGGACGCCAGCGCGTTCGCCGACCACCTCGTGATCTCCTACCGCCGCGAGGGCCTCACCCGCGTCGGCGTGATCCCCTTCGACAGGATCCTCGACGGCGAGCAGCTGCACGAGATCGCGTTCGACGAGCCGATCTACACGGTCGGCACCGCGGGCAACCCCGAGTTCGCGCAGCCCACCGTGCGCCTCGGCTACACGAGCCTCGCGACCCCGGCCACCACCTTCGACTACGTGCTCGCGACCCGCGAGCTCCGCCTCCTCAAGCAGCAGCCCGTGCGCGGCGGCTACGACCCGGACGACTACGTGCAGACCCGCGAGTGGGCGACCGCGGAGGACGGCACGGAGATCCCCCTGTCGGTGGTCTACAAGCGCGGCCTCGTGCACCCGGGCACCCCTGCGCCGCTCCTGCTCTACGGCTACGGCTCGTACGAGGCGAGCATCGACCCGTCGTTCTCCATCGCGCGGCTGTCGCTGCTCGACCGGGGCATGGCGTTCGTCATCGCGCACGTGCGCGGCGGCGGCGAGATGGGCCGGCGCTGGTACGACGAGGGCAAGACGCTCACCAAGAAGAACACGTTCACCGACTTCGTCGCGGCCGCCGACCACCTCATCGCGCGCGGGTGGACGAGCCCGGACAAGCTCGTGGCCGAGGGCCGCAGCGCGGGCGGGCTCCTGATGGGCGCGGTCGCGAACATCGCGCCCGACCGGTTCGCCGGGATCCTCGCGGGCGTGCCGTTCGTGGACGCGCTCACGAGCATCCTCGACCCGTCGCTGCCGCTCACCGTGATCGAGTGGGACGAGTGGGGTGACCCGCTGCACGACCCCGAGGTCTACGCGTACATGAAGTCGTACACGCCGTACGAGAACGTGCGCGAGGGCGTGGAGTACCCGCGGATCCTCGCGGTCACGAGCCTCAACGACACGCGGGTGCTCTACGTCGAGCCCGCCAAGTGGACGGCCCGCCTCCGCGAGGTCGGCGCGCCCGTGCTGCTGCGCACCGAGATGCAGGCCGGCCACGGCGGCAAGTCGGGCCGCTACGACGCGTGGCGCGAGCGCGCGTCGGACTACGCGTGGGTGCTCGACGTGGCGGGGCTCGCCTAGCGCGCCGCCGCCCCTCCGCCGCCGGTCGTCCTGGCGGGTGCGACGCGTCTCCCCCTAGGGTGGATCCCTGACACGGGGTGCCCACGAGGGCTGAGATGAGACCCGTCGCACCTGATCCGGTTCGCACCGGCGGAGGGATGTCATCATGAGCGCTGCGCGCCCATCCACCCAGGTCACCTGGACAAGGACCGCCTCCGCGGATCTCCTCCACCGGCTGCGGGAGCGCCAGCCGCTCGTGCAGTGCATCACGAACGCGGTGGTCACCGGCTTCACCGCGAACGTCCTCCTCGCGCTGGGCGCCGCGCCCGCGATGACGGACATACCGACCGAGGCGGGGCCGTTCGCGCGGATCGCGTCGAGCCTGCTCGTCAACCTCGGCACGCCGCACGTGGAGCAGCGGGAGGCGGCGGTCGAGGCCGCTCACGCGGCGCGCGAGGCGGGCACGCCGTGGGTGCTGGATCCCGTCGCGGTCGGGGCCCTGCCGGTGCGGACGCGGCTCGCGCACGAGCTCGTGGCGCTGTCGCCGACGATCGTGCGCGGCAACGCGTCGGAGGTCATCGCGCTCGCGACCGGCGGCGCGGGCGGCCGCGGGGTCGACGCCACCGACGAGGTGGAGGCGGCGCTCGACGCCGCGGCGCTGCTGGCGCGCACCTACGGCACGGTCGTCGCGGTCTCGGGCCCGGTCGACCACATCACGGACGGGACGCGGATCGTGCGCGTGCACACGGGCGACGCGTGGCTCACGAAGGTGACGGGCGGGGGCTGCGCGCTCGGCGCGGTGATGGCGGCGTTCGCGTCGACGGATCCGGATCCGCTACGGGCCGCCGTCGCCGCGACGAGCGTCTACACGATCGCGGCCGAGGTCGCCGCCGAGGGCGCGCGCGGGCCGGGATCCTTCGCGGTCGCGCTGCTCGACGCGCTCGACGCCGTCACCCCCGAGCTCGTCGCCCAGCGCGAGCGCCTCTCGTGAGCGCGCTCGACCTCTCCGTCTACCTCGTCACCGACCCGGCCCTGTGCGGCGAGCGCGGCGTGCCCGCGGTCGTCGCGGCGGCGGTGGCGGGCGGGGCGACGGCGGTGCAGATCCGCGACAAGCACGCCAGCGCGGCCGAGCTGCTGGCGACGGTGGTCGCGGCGGCGGACGCGATCGAGGCCCACGCGGCAGCGCATCCGTCCGCGCCCCGGCCGCTGTTGCTCGTCGACGACCGCGTCGACGTCGTCCTCGCGGCCCTCGCCCGCGGCGTGCACGTGGACGGCGTGCACGTCGGCCAGTCCGACGTGCCCGCCGACCTCGTGCGGCGGATGCTCGACGCGGCCAGCCCCGACCGCCGCCTCGTCGTGGGCCTCACCGCGAACACCCCGGCGCACGTGGAGGCGGTGCGCGCGCTCCCCGCCGGCACGGTCGACTACCTCGGCGTCGGCGTGATCCGCCCCACGACCACCAAGCCCGGCCACCCGACGCCGCTCGGGCACGGCGGGTTCGGGATCATCGCGGGGCTCTCCCCCGTCCCGTGCATCGCGATCGGCGGGGTGGACGTGCGCGACGTGGACGCGATCGCGGCGGCAGGCGGCGCGGGCACGGCCGTCGTGTCGGCCGTGTGCGCGGCGGAGGATCCGGAGGCCGCGGCGCGCGAGCTCGCGGAGGCATGGGGGCGGGTGCGCGCAGCGGCCGGCGATGCGACGGCTCCCGCGGCCGACGTCGTGACGGCAGCCGAGGACGCCGCGTCCGCTCCCGCGCTCCGCCCGGTCCCCCGCGTGCTCAGCATCGCGGGCACGGATCCCACGGGCGGCGCCGGCATCCAGGCCGACCTCAAGTCCATCGCGGCGAACGGCGGCTACGGCATGGCGGTCGTCACGGCGCTCGTCGCGCAGAACACGCGGGGCGTGCGCGAGATCCACGTGCCGCCCGTCGCGTTCCTGCGCGCGCAGCTCGACGCGGTCTCCGACGACGTCGTCATCGACGCCGTGAAGATCGGCATGCTCGGATCCGCCGCCGTGGTCGACGAGGTGGCCGACTGGCTGCGCGCGGTGCGGCCCCCGGTCGTGGTGCTGGATCCGGTCATGGTCGCCCAGTCCGGCGACGCGCTCCTCGACGCCGACGCGACCGAGGCGCTCCGCCGCCTGCTGCCGCTCGCCGACGTCGTCACCCCGAACCTGCCCGAGCTCGCCGCGCTCCTCGGCGAGCGCGAGGCCGACGGGTGGGAGGCCGCGCTCGCGCAGGGCCGGGCCCTCGCCGCGCGGCACGGCGTCCGCGTCATCGTCAAGGGCGGCCACCTCCGCGTCGACGACTGCCCGGACGCGCTCGTGACCCCGGCCGCGGCCGGTGCGGATCCGACGACCCATGTGGTCGACGGCCCGCGCATCGCGACGACCAGCACGCACGGCACCGGCTGCTCTCTCTCGAGCGCGCTCGCGACCCTGCACCCGCGCCGCGGCGACTGGCTCGCCGCGCTGACGGAGGCGAAGGCGTGGCTCACCGGATCCCTCGCGCACGCCGAGGACCTCGAGGTGGGCTCGGGCGCCGGCCCGCTCGACCACCTGCGCGCGCTGTGGGACGCGGCCGGCACGCACGCCGGGCCGATCTCCGTGGAGATGTGGGCGGGATCCGCCGACCTCCGCCGCGAGATCGACGACCTCCCCTTCGTCCGCCGCCTCGGAGACGGCACCCTGCCCGAGGCGTGGTTCTCGCACTACCTCGCGCAGGACGCGATCTACCTGCGGGCGTACTCGCGCGTGCTGGCGCGCGCGAGCCAGCTCGCGCCGACGCCGGACGCGCAGGTCGTCTGGGCGCGCGGCGCCGCCGACGCGATCGCCGCCGAGTCGGCGCTGCACGAGGAGTGGCTGTCCCGGCACCCCGCGCCCGCGATCGCCGGGCCGGTGACGCGCGCCTACGTCGACCACCTGCTCGCGCACGCCGCGACGAGCGACTACGCCGTGCTCGTCGCGGCGCTGCTGCCGTGCTTCACGATCTACGCGGACGTGGGCACGCGCCTCCGCGCGGCGGGATCCGCAGCGGCGGCCACGGGAGACGCGCACCCGTACGCGGCGTGGCTGGCGACGTACGCGGATCCGGCGTTCGCGGCCGCCACCCGGCGCGCGTGCGCGCTGGTGGACGAGGCGGCGGTGATCGCGGGTCCGAGCCGGCGGGCCGCGATGCTCGAGGCGTCGCGCCTGTCCTCCGCGTACGAGCGCGACTTCTTCCGCGCCCCGGAGGCGATCGGCTGAGCCGGGGGCGGTCCCCGAGATGCGTCCGCCGCGAGCGGCGCGCATCCTGGGGACGCCCCGGCCCCTCCCGGCCGCCGCCGCGGGAGGATGCCCGTGCCCCGACGCGACCACCGCGCCGGGGTTCCCCGTTCCACGACCCGGGCACCCGCGTGCCCGACAGAGAGGACACCGCATGCGCGTCCAGGCCGAGACCCCCGCCGTCACGATGCCCGACCACCAGTTCACGGGCGAGGTCCGCCTCCGCTGGCTCTCCACCCCGCAGACCCCCGAGCAGCGCGCGGTCGTCGCGGCCGTCACCTTCGCGGCCGGCGCCCGCACCGTGTGGCACTCCCACGTGCTCGGGCAGACGCTGCACGTGACCTCCGGCATCGCCCGCGTGGGCACGCGCGGCGGCGAGGTGGTCGAGGTCGGGCCCGGCGGATCCGTCTACATCGAGGCCGGGGAGGAACACTGGCACGGCGCCACGGCCCACGCGCCGATGGAGCACATCGCGGTGCTGGAGGACGGCGACGACCCGGTCGACGCGACCACGTGGGGCCTGCACGTGACCGACGAGGAGTTCCTGCGGCCGGCCGCCCCCGCATGCGTCGCGGCACCGACCGCCACCCCGGCGGCCGCGCTGCCGGTGCCGCTCGGCGCGCCCGTGCTCGTCCACGCGCTCCGCTACACGGCCATGTTCGGCGAGAAGCCGTTCGACGAGGCGCTGCTGGTGTACCTCGACAACGGCTCCTACAAGATCCTCTCGCCCGGCGAGGAGCACTACGGCAGCTACGTGTCGACCGCGGGCACGGGCGTCGCGCCGCGCCACGTCGCGTTCCTGTCGTGGCCGTCGGACGACTGGCACCGCAACGTCGCCAGCCACACGCTCACCTTCGCGGAGGACACGGGCGCCTTCATCCAGTCGCTCGTGCTCCCGGGCGACGCGGTGCCGCGCGCGCAGCACGGCTTCGCCGAGGTCGTGGCGGATCCGGAGCGCGTCGACATGACGGCGTCATGGGACGCGCTGCGGGTCACGCACGCGGCGTCCTTCGAGCGCCTGGCGGAGCGGGTCCGACAGCTCTGACGTCGCGGGGCGGGCGGCGGCCCGCCCCGGCGCTACGCTCGTCCCACCGCGCGCGCCTCCCCCTCCCCGTGAGGCGCGCGACCGCCCGAGCGCCCTCCCGGAGGCCAGGACCATGACCACGACCACCTCGCGGCCCAACCGCGCCCAGCGCCTCGACGCCCTCCCCTGGACCCGCGCGCACTCCCGCATCCTCGGCGGGAGCGGCGTCGGCTGGGCGCTCGACGCGATGGACGTCGGCCTCATCTCGTTCGTCATCGCGCAGCTGGCCGTCGTCTGGAAGGCGGACGCGGGGCAGCTCGGCCTCGTCGCGTCCGCCGGCTTCCTCGGCATGGCGATCGGCGCGAGCGTCGGCGGCCTGGTCGCCGACCGGATCGGCCGCCGCCAGGTGTTCGCGCTCACGCTGCTCGTCTACGGGCTGGCCACGGGCGTCTCGGCGCTCGCGATGTCGGTGGGCGCGCTCATCGCGCTGCGCTTCGTCGTGGGGCTCGGGCTCGGCGCCGAGCTGCCCGTCGCGTCGACGCTCGTCAGCGAGTTCTCGCCCGCCCGGATCCGCGGCCGCGTCATCGTGATCCTCGAGTCGTCGTGGGCCGTGGGCTGGACGGCGGCGGCGCTCATCGGCTACCTCGTGATCCCCGCGAGCGACGACGGCTGGCGCTGGGCGCTCGCGCTCGGCGCCGTGCCCGCCGTGTGGGCGATCGTCGTGCGGCTGCGCCTGCCGGAGTCGGTGCGGTTCCTCGAGGCGAAGGGGCGGCACCGCGAGGCCGAGCGCGTGGTGCGCGACCTCGAACGGGCGGCGGGGGCGGATCCCGCGACGGACGCCGCCGACGAGACGACCGCCGAGGCCCGGGCAGCGGACGCCGCTCACGCCGACGCGCCCGCCGCCGACGCCGCGCCCCGCGAGCGCCTCTTCGGCGCACGCCTCCGCCGCCGCACGCTGTCCCTCTGGATCGTGTGGTTCTGCGTCAACTTCGCCTACTACGGCGCCTTCATCTGGCTGCCGACGCTGCTCGTCGCGCAGGGCTTCTCGCTCGTGCGGTCGTTCGAGTACACGCTGCTCATCACGCTCGCGCAGCTGCCCGGGTACGCGGTCTCGGCGTGGCTCGTGGAGAAGTGGGGGCGGCGGGTGACGCTCGCGGTCTTCCTCGCGGGATCCGCCGTCTCGGCCGGGCTCTTCGGCACCGCCGACTCCGTGACGACGATCCTCGTGTTCGGTGCCCTCATGTCGTTCTCGAACCTCGGCGCGTGGGGCGCGCTCTACGCCGTGACCCCGGAGCTCTATCCGACCCGCGTGCGCGCGACCGGTGCCGGCAGCGCGGCGGGCTTCGGGCGGCTCGCGTCGATCGTCGCGCCGCTGTGCGTGCCGCCGCTCCTCGCGCTCGGCGGCGTCGCGCTGCCGTTCGGCGTCTTCGCAGCCGTGTTCGCGCTGGCCGCCGTCGCCGCGCTGACCCTGCCGGACCTCCGCGGCGCGGCCCTCGAGGGCTGAGGGGCGCCGCCGCCGCTACGCGTGCGCGGCGCGCCGGCGGGAGCGACGACGCAGCAGGAGGAGCAGCGCCACGAGGAGCGCGACGACCGCGGCGATCGCGACGCCCACGAGGAGCGGATCCGGACTCGTCGCCTGCGGCACCGCGGCGGCGCTCCCGGCGTCGGGGAACGTGACCGAGACCGAGGTGTCGTGCGCCACGAGGCCGCTCGCGAGCGCCAGCTTCGCGGTCCACGGGCCGGGCGGGATGCCCGGCGCCAGCGTGGCGGCGACATCGGCGGTCGCCCCCGGCGCGATCGTGGTCACGGCATCCACCGGCGACGGCCCGACGGAGAGCGCCCCCGGCCCGTCCGTCAGCGCGAGCGTGCCGGAGACGTCGACGGCGCGGCCGCCGGTGTTGGTGACGGAGGCGACGATGCGCGGGGCGCCGTCGTCGTCGCGTCCTGCCGTCACGGATCCGATCGCGAAGTCGGCGGGCGGCCCGTTGCCGGGGCCGACCGACAGGTAGACCCGGATCCCTACGCGGCTGGCGGCGGCGATGTTGTCGCCGCCCCGCGCGGGCGCGCCCACCTCGGCCCAGACGGCGGCGTAGCGCTCGCCCTCCGCGGCATCGGCGGGCACGGCGATGGTCACCGGCACGTCGGCGCTGGCCCCCGGCGCGAGCTGCAGGACGGGCTGGGCGACGGCGATCCAGGAGGTCAGCTCGTCCGGCGTCGCCCCGTCGAGGCCCACGAAGGCGCCACCCTGGATCTCGGCGCCGCCCGCGTACAGGCGCACCGACTGCGGCGCGCTCGTGCCGTTCTGCACCTGCACCCGGCGGGTGATCGTCGCGCCCGGCTGCACGCGGTCGACGACGTAGGAGCGCGCCCGCGGGTCGTCCTGCGTGGCGACGGGGATGTTCAGGAGTCGGATGCCGATGCCGTCCGCGGGGGTGGGCGCGGGCGACCCGGCTGCCGTCGCCGGGGCGGCGAGGCCGAACACGAGCGCGGACACGATGATCACGATGCTGGCGGTGCGACGCACGACGGGCTCCCGATGCTTGTTGCGAGCACGCCGTCCGGTCGGACGGAATGCGGATGGGGACGGCCGCGGTCGCGGTCGCCCCCACATCACGCGAGTGCTACAGGACGGACTGCGTCAGCGTGGCCGTGTAGTCCGTCGCCGCGAGGGCGTTCACGGGGACGGCGACGGCGACGGCGACCGTCGCACCCCACTTGGCGGTGTTGTTGCCCGTGACCGCGGTGGCGGTCTGGATGGCACCGGCGCCGACGGCCGCGGGGGTCGCGCCGACCGTGACGGTACCCGTGGTGGTGGCGGTCGTGGGCGTGAACGTGATGCCCGCGACGGGGATCGAGGTCTTCGTGGTGGCCGACGTGAACGGCGTGATGCTGACCGAGGAGGTCCAGCCGATCGTGTCGGCGGTGAGGTCGGAGACCTGGACGCCGGCGAGGGTCCCGATGGAGGTCGCACCCGGGGCGACGTTGGAGAGCGCGACCGCGGCGGGAGCCGTGATGCTCAGCGCGCCCGCGGTCACCTCCATCGTCGCGGTGGTGGTCGCCGCGGACGCGGGGAGGGCGGTCAGGCCGGTGAGGGCCAGCGCTCCGACGACGACGGTGGTGGTGGCGATGAGGGACTTGCGCATGATGCCGCCTTGTGGGCTCGTGGTGCACGGGTGCCGGGGATCGCCCCGACAAGCCGAACCGTATGCCCCCTCACGGACGTTCCCCACCACCGGACGAGCTCCGCCCCCCCTGAACGGGGCACGTCCCGTGCAGCCCCCGGAGTTCCGGGCCCTCAGGGCGACGGGCGGTCGCTGGGAAGGTCCCCGTCCGGCCGCCCGGGCACGTCATCCCGGGCGTGGCGGGCGTCGGGTCCGGCCTCTGCCCACGGCCCGCAGGGTGGGATCACCCGCGCTGAGGAGCGCGGATGACGGGCATGACGATCCTGATCCACCCGGTCATGGCGGTCGTGGTGGTCCTCATCGCCTTCGCGGTCGGCGGGACCGGGCGCTCGAACCCGACGCAGGACGCGCAGGACGCCGTCGCCCGCGAGCGCCGCGCGGGCCGGGATTCCGCTGGTCGGCGGGACCCCGATGTCGGACCACGTGGCCTCGGCGCTCGTGAGCGCCGTGCTCGTCCTCCCCGCCGCCTACCTCATCGGGCGGGCGGCCGACCGACGACGTCAGGACGACTGACCCGCGCCGCACGCACGACACCCCCGCGACCAGCAGGTCGCGGGG
Proteins encoded in this window:
- a CDS encoding MFS transporter, with product MTTTTSRPNRAQRLDALPWTRAHSRILGGSGVGWALDAMDVGLISFVIAQLAVVWKADAGQLGLVASAGFLGMAIGASVGGLVADRIGRRQVFALTLLVYGLATGVSALAMSVGALIALRFVVGLGLGAELPVASTLVSEFSPARIRGRVIVILESSWAVGWTAAALIGYLVIPASDDGWRWALALGAVPAVWAIVVRLRLPESVRFLEAKGRHREAERVVRDLERAAGADPATDAADETTAEARAADAAHADAPAADAAPRERLFGARLRRRTLSLWIVWFCVNFAYYGAFIWLPTLLVAQGFSLVRSFEYTLLITLAQLPGYAVSAWLVEKWGRRVTLAVFLAGSAVSAGLFGTADSVTTILVFGALMSFSNLGAWGALYAVTPELYPTRVRATGAGSAAGFGRLASIVAPLCVPPLLALGGVALPFGVFAAVFALAAVAALTLPDLRGAALEG
- a CDS encoding conserved secreted protein, with the protein product MRRTASIVIIVSALVFGLAAPATAAGSPAPTPADGIGIRLLNIPVATQDDPRARSYVVDRVQPGATITRRVQVQNGTSAPQSVRLYAGGAEIQGGAFVGLDGATPDELTSWIAVAQPVLQLAPGASADVPVTIAVPADAAEGERYAAVWAEVGAPARGGDNIAAASRVGIRVYLSVGPGNGPPADFAIGSVTAGRDDDGAPRIVASVTNTGGRAVDVSGTLALTDGPGALSVGPSPVDAVTTIAPGATADVAATLAPGIPPGPWTAKLALASGLVAHDTSVSVTFPDAGSAAAVPQATSPDPLLVGVAIAAVVALLVALLLLLRRRSRRRAAHA